One genomic region from Spirulina subsalsa PCC 9445 encodes:
- a CDS encoding Uma2 family endonuclease, whose product MSPSLTTTPLAEFLTQENIESSPAWELIDGRVVQKPMPTLFHSRLQRNLMNYINEQTDRFEAIQELRCIIPPYSPVPDIVVIATERLSNEDGPFNGSPDWLIEIRSPDQSTLDLQNKILHCLRHGTQLAWLIDGNSQQIWVWEGESLPRIFSGTDLLPDCGLGLELTVERIVAMTRQKS is encoded by the coding sequence ATGTCGCCCTCCCTCACCACAACCCCTCTCGCAGAGTTTTTGACTCAAGAAAATATTGAGTCTTCGCCCGCGTGGGAATTGATTGATGGGCGTGTTGTTCAGAAACCCATGCCGACTCTTTTTCATTCCCGCTTACAGCGCAATCTGATGAATTACATCAACGAGCAAACCGATCGGTTTGAAGCCATACAGGAGTTGCGCTGTATCATCCCACCCTACTCACCTGTTCCCGATATCGTGGTGATTGCCACTGAACGTTTATCCAATGAGGATGGCCCATTTAATGGCTCTCCCGACTGGTTGATTGAAATTCGCTCCCCAGACCAAAGCACCTTAGACCTACAGAATAAGATTCTCCACTGTCTTCGCCACGGGACACAACTGGCTTGGCTAATCGATGGCAACAGTCAGCAGATTTGGGTCTGGGAAGGTGAGAGTTTGCCGCGCATTTTTTCCGGCACAGACCTTTTACCTGATTGTGGTCTGGGTCTAGAACTCACGGTGGAGCGCATTGTGGCTATGACTCGGCAAAAATCCTGA
- a CDS encoding adenylate/guanylate cyclase domain-containing protein → MTKNWKKLAWQWRGVWIATPTVTVLVILLRTVGVLQAWEWGVYDQFLRWRPGEPPDERIVVVGLDEGDIQAIGQGIVPDAVYAELIGKLREQNPRAIGWDIYRDQPVNPGYEELVEVLETTPNLIGIQKVVGDRDRETVPPPPALAATGRVGFNDLVLDPDGRVRRALISLEDEEGNTMPSFATYLAALYFAAEGIAPEAEEATGDWKFKDRVFRRIGGNIGGYVGADVGGYQIVLNYRAHPQPFEVVPFRDVLQDRLPEDWGRDRIILIGSVSESSKDFFFTPYSSDLLSPPVPIPGVKLHGHIISQILSTVLEGRTFITSWAEPWDWAWIALWALFGSTSTWLMRHTGGTQTFTLQRIAVLLGLGLVLVGSSYVALLYGWWIPVVPPFLAFLGSTAAITTYIARSAGDIRKTFGRYLTAEVVATLLENPEGLKMGGERRKITILTSDLRGFTALSERLPPEEVVKILNFYLGYMADTITAYQGTIDEFMGDGILVLFGAPTVREDDPRRAIACAIAMQQAMTPVNEKMEEWGLPLLEMGIGINTGEVVVGNIGSEKRTKYGVVGSQVNLTYRIEGYTIGGQVLVSETTLQAAGDEIKINGQKEVSPKGVKKPITIYDIGGIGGEYNLFLEQDEEELFVLPEPLPLQYAIVSGKDVGQADFKGHLSQLSKNRGEITYNMDAHTAPLPLTNIKLNFLASPRFPVLSEDVYAKVLEKDSEPGKFYIQFTSKPPNVSQILQDLYHQMQP, encoded by the coding sequence ATGACAAAAAATTGGAAGAAACTGGCTTGGCAATGGCGCGGTGTTTGGATAGCAACTCCTACGGTGACGGTGTTGGTGATTTTATTGCGGACTGTGGGAGTATTGCAGGCCTGGGAGTGGGGGGTGTATGACCAGTTTCTGCGCTGGCGACCGGGGGAACCGCCGGATGAGCGGATTGTGGTGGTGGGGTTGGATGAGGGGGATATTCAGGCAATCGGTCAGGGAATTGTACCGGATGCGGTCTATGCGGAGTTGATTGGCAAGTTACGAGAGCAGAATCCTCGGGCGATTGGTTGGGATATTTACCGGGATCAGCCTGTGAATCCGGGCTATGAGGAGTTGGTGGAGGTGTTGGAGACGACTCCGAATTTAATTGGGATTCAGAAGGTGGTGGGCGATCGCGATCGCGAAACGGTTCCTCCCCCTCCTGCTTTGGCCGCTACGGGTCGGGTGGGGTTTAATGATTTGGTTTTAGACCCAGATGGCCGAGTCCGACGGGCGCTGATTTCCCTAGAGGATGAGGAGGGGAACACGATGCCCTCCTTTGCCACCTATTTGGCCGCTTTATATTTCGCCGCAGAAGGCATTGCACCGGAAGCGGAGGAGGCCACGGGGGACTGGAAGTTTAAGGACAGGGTATTTCGACGCATTGGGGGCAATATTGGGGGCTATGTGGGGGCGGATGTGGGGGGATATCAGATTGTGCTGAACTATCGCGCCCATCCCCAGCCCTTTGAGGTGGTGCCTTTCCGGGATGTGTTACAGGATCGACTGCCGGAGGATTGGGGACGCGATCGCATTATTCTCATTGGCAGCGTTAGCGAAAGTTCTAAAGACTTCTTTTTCACGCCCTACAGTAGTGATCTCCTCTCTCCCCCCGTTCCCATCCCCGGTGTGAAACTCCATGGTCATATTATTAGCCAAATCCTCAGCACAGTTCTGGAGGGCCGCACTTTTATCACCAGTTGGGCGGAACCGTGGGATTGGGCGTGGATTGCTTTGTGGGCTTTATTCGGGTCTACCAGCACCTGGTTAATGCGTCATACTGGGGGAACTCAAACTTTTACCCTACAACGGATAGCGGTTCTCCTCGGCTTAGGTTTAGTCTTGGTAGGAAGTTCCTACGTTGCTCTCCTCTATGGCTGGTGGATTCCTGTTGTTCCTCCTTTCCTCGCCTTTTTGGGCAGTACCGCCGCCATTACGACCTATATTGCCCGCAGTGCCGGAGATATCCGCAAAACCTTCGGGCGTTATCTGACGGCGGAAGTGGTGGCCACCCTCTTGGAAAACCCCGAAGGGCTGAAAATGGGGGGAGAACGGCGGAAAATTACCATCCTCACCTCGGATTTACGGGGTTTTACGGCTCTATCGGAACGCCTTCCCCCGGAAGAAGTGGTCAAAATCCTCAATTTCTATCTGGGATACATGGCCGACACCATCACGGCTTATCAAGGCACTATTGATGAATTTATGGGGGATGGGATTCTGGTGTTATTTGGTGCGCCGACGGTACGGGAGGATGATCCCCGTCGAGCCATTGCTTGTGCGATCGCCATGCAGCAAGCCATGACTCCCGTTAACGAGAAAATGGAAGAATGGGGCTTACCCCTGCTGGAAATGGGGATTGGCATCAATACCGGAGAAGTCGTCGTCGGGAATATTGGCTCAGAAAAACGCACAAAATACGGCGTTGTCGGCTCTCAGGTTAACCTCACCTATCGCATTGAAGGCTACACCATCGGCGGACAAGTTCTTGTCTCAGAAACCACCCTCCAAGCCGCCGGAGACGAGATCAAAATCAACGGACAAAAAGAAGTCTCCCCCAAAGGAGTCAAAAAACCCATCACCATCTACGACATTGGCGGCATCGGAGGAGAATACAACCTCTTTTTAGAGCAAGACGAAGAAGAATTGTTTGTTCTCCCTGAGCCACTGCCTCTACAATATGCCATTGTTTCCGGTAAAGATGTAGGACAAGCCGACTTTAAGGGTCACTTAAGCCAACTGTCTAAAAATCGTGGAGAAATTACCTATAATATGGATGCCCACACCGCCCCCCTCCCCCTAACCAACATCAAGTTAAACTTTTTGGCTTCTCCCCGCTTTCCTGTGCTGAGTGAAGATGTCTATGCCAAAGTGTTAGAAAAAGATTCAGAACCGGGTAAATTTTACATCCAATTTACATCGAAACCCCCTAACGTTAGCCAAATTTTGCAAGACCTTTATCATCAGATGCAACCCTAA
- a CDS encoding phosphate-starvation-inducible PsiE family protein: MQNFLDNPSAKSYAWLNRTKIVRILETIQDLIVISLCIGLFCFMVLELREMFFSLLPPIKFQAVTADILFLLILVELFRLLIIYLQEQRVSIGVAVEVSIVSVLREVIVRGALETPWVQILATGSFLIVLAGLLLVRAWIPPTFEGIDPERIVTKRYQKAVKKSIISDQQRPQDLD; encoded by the coding sequence ATGCAAAATTTCTTAGATAATCCTTCTGCTAAATCCTACGCTTGGTTAAATCGCACCAAAATTGTGCGAATTTTAGAAACGATCCAAGACTTAATCGTGATTTCTTTGTGTATTGGTTTATTCTGTTTCATGGTCTTGGAATTGCGAGAAATGTTTTTCTCCCTTTTGCCTCCCATAAAATTTCAAGCGGTAACGGCTGATATTCTGTTTTTATTAATCTTAGTTGAATTATTCCGCTTACTGATTATTTACCTACAAGAACAACGGGTTTCAATTGGTGTTGCAGTGGAGGTTTCGATTGTTTCGGTTCTCCGAGAAGTGATTGTGCGAGGAGCTCTAGAAACGCCTTGGGTGCAAATTCTGGCCACAGGCTCATTTTTAATCGTTTTAGCCGGACTGCTCTTAGTGCGGGCTTGGATTCCACCAACATTTGAAGGGATCGACCCAGAAAGAATCGTGACTAAGCGTTACCAAAAAGCGGTCAAAAAGTCGATAATCTCAGACCAACAACGCCCCCAAGACTTGGACTAA
- a CDS encoding NADH-quinone oxidoreductase subunit M — protein sequence MLTILILIPLIGALLISFVKSGTTARKVALGTATVGFFWTLWLLSQFDLNNSGLQFSEYIPWANTIGLSYSLGVDGLSLPLLVLNAFLTAVVVYSSTAAIGRSQLYYALILLVNAGVAGAFLAQNLLLFVLFFELELIPLYLLIAIWGGEKRGYAAMKFLLYTALSGILILAAFLGVVVLSGRLNFDYDSLASQNLSLQAQLIILTLLLVGLGIKIPLVPLHTWSPDAYVEASPPIAILLGGILAKLGTYGLIRFGLQMFPQTWSIVAPGLAVIGAISVMYGSLSAIAQQDIKRMVAYSSIGHMGYILVSAAAGTELSILGAIAQMIAHGLILALLFNLVGIVEAKVGTRELSKLNGLMNPIRGLPLVSGLLVAAGMASAGIPGLVGFAAEFIVFQGSFPVFPLPTLVCILSSGLTAVYFVILLNRTCFGKLDNNLAYYDRLTWAERWPALVLCATIFYFGLQPNALIRWMQPTAVAIASTVPPTPELIAQQPQ from the coding sequence ATGCTCACAATCCTAATCCTGATTCCGTTAATCGGAGCGTTACTGATTAGCTTCGTCAAATCTGGCACCACAGCCCGCAAGGTTGCCCTAGGGACAGCTACAGTAGGGTTCTTCTGGACACTCTGGCTCTTAAGTCAATTCGACTTGAACAATAGCGGCCTGCAATTTTCTGAATATATCCCCTGGGCCAATACCATTGGCTTAAGTTATAGCCTCGGTGTAGATGGTCTGTCTCTGCCCTTATTAGTCTTAAATGCCTTTTTAACGGCTGTTGTGGTTTATAGTAGTACCGCCGCCATTGGACGTTCTCAACTCTACTATGCCCTCATTCTTTTAGTGAACGCCGGAGTGGCTGGCGCCTTCCTCGCCCAGAATCTGCTGCTTTTCGTCCTCTTCTTTGAATTGGAGTTAATTCCCCTCTACCTGCTCATTGCCATCTGGGGGGGCGAAAAACGGGGCTATGCGGCGATGAAATTCCTCCTTTATACGGCGCTGTCGGGAATTTTAATCCTAGCGGCGTTCTTAGGGGTGGTCGTCCTCAGTGGTCGCCTCAACTTTGATTATGATAGTCTCGCCAGTCAAAACCTCTCCCTCCAAGCCCAATTGATTATCCTAACCCTCCTATTAGTGGGGTTAGGGATTAAAATTCCCTTGGTTCCCCTCCATACTTGGTCACCCGATGCCTATGTGGAAGCTTCTCCCCCGATTGCCATTCTCTTGGGGGGGATTCTGGCTAAACTCGGCACCTACGGCTTAATTCGCTTTGGCCTCCAGATGTTCCCTCAAACTTGGTCAATTGTCGCCCCCGGATTAGCCGTTATTGGGGCAATTAGCGTCATGTATGGGTCTTTGAGTGCGATCGCCCAACAAGATATCAAGCGCATGGTTGCCTATAGTTCCATCGGTCACATGGGCTATATTCTCGTGTCGGCCGCCGCCGGAACCGAATTGAGCATTTTAGGTGCGATCGCCCAAATGATTGCTCATGGTCTAATTCTCGCCCTACTCTTTAACCTCGTCGGTATCGTAGAAGCCAAAGTCGGCACCCGGGAACTCTCCAAACTCAATGGTTTAATGAATCCCATTCGCGGCCTACCCCTCGTCAGTGGTTTACTCGTGGCGGCCGGGATGGCCAGCGCGGGAATTCCGGGGTTAGTGGGATTTGCGGCTGAATTTATCGTGTTTCAGGGCAGTTTTCCCGTCTTTCCTCTGCCTACCCTCGTTTGTATCCTCTCTTCTGGGTTAACCGCCGTCTATTTCGTCATTCTGCTCAATCGTACCTGTTTCGGCAAACTCGACAACAACCTAGCCTATTATGATCGTCTGACTTGGGCGGAACGCTGGCCGGCTCTCGTGTTGTGCGCCACGATCTTCTACTTTGGTCTACAACCCAACGCCCTAATTCGTTGGATGCAGCCCACAGCCGTGGCCATTGCCTCCACCGTACCCCCCACCCCGGAACTCATCGCCCAACAGCCCCAATAA
- a CDS encoding NAD(P)H-quinone oxidoreductase subunit F, which translates to MPDFFSQTIWLIPCYALIGAGLALPWSPGFIRRTGPRPAGYVNALMTFMAFVHSLIALIQTWKQPPYSLSFEWLNAPGLTISLDLEVSSVALGACVLITGLNLVAQIYAIAYLEMDWGWARLYSLLGLFEAGMCLLVLCSSLFFSYVILEILTLGTYLIVGIWYNQSLVVTGARDAFLTKRVGDLILLMAVVALLPLSGTWNFRELALWAQTVDLDPTVATLLALALIAGPVAKCAQFPLHLWLDEAMEGPYPATILRNTVVVSTGAWVLIKVQPILALSPLGSSVVFAIGAATAVGTSLISVAQIDVKRVLSYLTSAYLGIIFIAVGVGATQAALVLLLAYALAMSLLIMSTGGIVLNNISQDLTQYGGLWSRRPISGLCLMVGGLSLIALPPFAGFWSLVPIADALWDNHPPLFAVVLAVNAIVAFSVTRLFGRMFAGVVTDFTRRSPEGLWLLVLPMTVVAGVTLHLPLLFVQWQMLPDWAVVNPVLAVLLTGSSVAGIGLGALVYLNPNWPKPVKLSSQALQDFFAYDFYTPQLYKGTIIFAVDRISRAVYWLDRYIIDGAVNLVGLATVFSGETLKYNTSGRSQFYAFSIILSVAIFIVLTIFPYVSSL; encoded by the coding sequence ATGCCTGATTTTTTCAGCCAGACCATTTGGCTCATTCCCTGCTATGCGCTAATTGGCGCGGGACTTGCTCTGCCGTGGTCGCCGGGATTTATTCGCCGAACTGGACCGAGGCCGGCCGGATATGTGAACGCCCTGATGACGTTTATGGCGTTTGTTCATAGTCTGATTGCCCTGATCCAGACTTGGAAGCAGCCCCCTTATAGTCTTTCCTTCGAGTGGCTCAATGCCCCCGGATTAACTATTAGCCTAGACTTGGAAGTGTCCAGCGTTGCTCTAGGGGCTTGTGTTTTGATTACGGGCTTAAACTTGGTCGCTCAAATTTATGCGATCGCCTACTTAGAGATGGATTGGGGCTGGGCGCGTCTTTACTCCCTCCTCGGACTGTTTGAAGCGGGAATGTGTCTGCTAGTCCTCTGTAGCTCCCTCTTCTTTAGCTACGTCATCCTAGAAATCCTCACCCTAGGAACTTATCTCATCGTCGGGATTTGGTACAATCAATCCCTCGTGGTCACTGGGGCAAGAGATGCTTTCCTCACCAAACGGGTGGGCGACCTCATTCTGTTGATGGCCGTGGTCGCCCTCTTGCCCCTCTCAGGAACATGGAACTTTAGGGAACTAGCCCTCTGGGCGCAAACGGTAGACCTTGACCCTACCGTAGCCACCCTGTTGGCCTTGGCGCTAATTGCCGGCCCGGTGGCAAAATGCGCTCAGTTTCCCCTCCACCTCTGGCTGGATGAAGCCATGGAGGGGCCTTATCCTGCCACCATTCTCCGGAATACCGTCGTGGTGTCTACCGGGGCTTGGGTATTAATTAAAGTGCAGCCCATTCTCGCCCTTTCTCCTTTGGGGTCTAGCGTTGTGTTCGCCATTGGGGCGGCGACGGCGGTAGGAACTAGCCTGATTTCTGTGGCTCAAATTGATGTGAAACGGGTCTTGTCCTATCTGACCAGTGCCTATCTGGGAATTATCTTTATCGCGGTGGGTGTTGGGGCCACTCAAGCGGCACTGGTCTTACTACTCGCCTATGCTCTGGCCATGTCTCTGTTGATTATGAGTACCGGGGGAATTGTTCTCAACAACATTAGCCAAGACCTCACCCAGTATGGGGGCTTATGGTCCCGTCGTCCCATTTCCGGCCTCTGCCTGATGGTGGGGGGTCTTTCCCTGATTGCTCTCCCTCCCTTTGCTGGTTTTTGGTCGTTAGTCCCCATTGCCGATGCACTCTGGGACAATCATCCCCCCCTGTTTGCTGTGGTGTTGGCGGTTAATGCCATCGTCGCCTTTAGTGTGACTCGTCTGTTTGGGCGGATGTTTGCCGGAGTCGTGACGGACTTTACCCGTCGTTCCCCGGAGGGGCTTTGGTTGCTAGTTCTGCCCATGACCGTGGTTGCAGGTGTCACCCTCCATCTGCCCTTACTGTTTGTTCAATGGCAAATGCTCCCCGATTGGGCGGTGGTCAATCCGGTTCTGGCGGTCTTGCTTACGGGGTCAAGTGTAGCGGGGATTGGTTTAGGGGCTTTGGTTTATCTCAATCCCAACTGGCCTAAACCTGTCAAACTGAGTTCCCAAGCCTTACAAGATTTCTTTGCCTATGATTTCTATACTCCCCAACTGTATAAGGGAACGATCATTTTTGCGGTGGATCGGATTTCTCGGGCGGTGTATTGGTTAGACCGCTACATCATTGATGGGGCGGTGAATTTGGTGGGCTTGGCGACGGTGTTTAGTGGGGAAACGCTCAAATATAACACCAGTGGGCGATCGCAATTTTACGCCTTCTCTATTATCCTCAGCGTCGCGATTTTCATTGTTCTAACCATCTTCCCCTATGTTTCCAGCCTCTAA
- a CDS encoding DUF928 domain-containing protein — translation MGFPQVKSGWMGRCCAPLLMSLSLIAPAMASPGLFPLQVSVNFPNAPAGSGSPSRTAGGATRTGQPCVPKGPNDKPLTVIVPSNNVGKTVAAEPTLFLYVPPTTAVGGEVVILDEAGEEVYFNDEFTLPESLKTEGGIVRFQVTGADLQAGQKYEWIFSLMCNVDDRSNDEVVTGVFERVESNLATPSPDELGAAELASAATRFAQAGIWNETLIYAAQLREFNAQEWANLLSAVELEDLANIPFAN, via the coding sequence ATGGGTTTTCCGCAAGTTAAATCAGGATGGATGGGTCGCTGCTGTGCGCCCTTGTTGATGAGTTTAAGCCTCATTGCTCCGGCAATGGCGAGTCCGGGCTTGTTTCCTTTACAAGTGAGCGTCAACTTCCCTAATGCTCCGGCTGGCAGTGGCAGTCCTAGTCGGACGGCTGGGGGGGCTACTCGCACCGGACAGCCTTGTGTTCCCAAAGGGCCTAATGATAAACCCCTGACGGTGATTGTTCCGAGTAATAATGTTGGTAAAACTGTGGCGGCTGAACCAACGTTATTTTTATATGTTCCCCCGACAACGGCTGTCGGTGGGGAAGTGGTGATTTTAGATGAGGCGGGAGAAGAGGTCTACTTTAATGATGAGTTTACCTTACCTGAGTCCTTGAAGACGGAAGGGGGTATTGTTCGCTTCCAAGTGACGGGGGCGGACTTACAAGCTGGGCAGAAGTATGAATGGATTTTCTCGCTTATGTGTAATGTTGATGACCGCAGTAATGATGAGGTGGTGACGGGGGTTTTTGAACGAGTGGAGAGCAATCTAGCAACTCCGAGTCCTGATGAGTTGGGGGCGGCGGAACTGGCCAGTGCAGCGACTCGTTTTGCTCAAGCCGGGATCTGGAATGAAACCCTGATTTATGCGGCTCAATTGCGGGAATTTAATGCCCAAGAGTGGGCGAATTTATTAAGTGCGGTGGAGTTAGAGGATTTGGCTAATATTCCGTTTGCAAATTAG
- the purD gene encoding phosphoribosylamine--glycine ligase, translating to MKILVVGNGGREHALVWKLLESPKVSKVICVPGNGGTAALERCQNLPMRVDDFEGIARFANVQGVSLVVVGPEVPLAGGITDFLQTQDLKVFGPTKTGAQIESSKSWAKLFMKKAGIPTAQSKTFIDTAKAREYITQQGAPIVVKADGLAAGKGVVVAETITQAYGAVDSLWDQGVRKLVVEEYLTGQEVSVFAVTDGLTYRTLLTAQDHKRIGEGDTGENTGGMGAYSPAPLVTPELMQRIEREVLDPTLAEFQRQKITYCGVLYAGLMISPQGDIKVLEFNCRFGDPETQAILPLLETPLHQLLLACVEQKLADFPPIEWKEQRSVCVVAASGGYPGGFQKGKGISGLELEAEDVFIFHAGTKQKGKDFVTDGGRVLGVTALAEDFDSAIAKAYRTIHQIDFEGIYYRPDIAYRVKSKPPEVTPPPVVDPTPEAIKTPEITEEDSKTEEIPPTPSPASETPSIPEESTPPKPPATPD from the coding sequence ATGAAAATTCTAGTGGTCGGAAATGGCGGTCGTGAACACGCTTTGGTCTGGAAATTATTAGAATCCCCCAAGGTAAGCAAAGTGATTTGTGTGCCGGGGAATGGGGGGACTGCCGCCCTAGAACGTTGCCAAAATCTGCCTATGCGTGTGGATGACTTTGAAGGGATTGCCCGTTTTGCCAATGTGCAAGGGGTGTCCCTCGTAGTGGTGGGGCCGGAAGTTCCCCTAGCCGGGGGAATTACGGACTTTCTCCAAACCCAAGACCTTAAGGTATTTGGCCCGACGAAAACCGGGGCGCAAATTGAATCGAGCAAGTCCTGGGCGAAACTCTTCATGAAAAAAGCGGGGATTCCCACGGCTCAATCTAAAACCTTTATTGATACCGCTAAGGCGAGAGAATATATTACTCAACAGGGCGCGCCGATTGTGGTCAAGGCCGATGGTTTAGCGGCGGGTAAAGGGGTGGTTGTCGCCGAAACCATTACTCAAGCCTATGGGGCCGTTGATTCCCTCTGGGATCAAGGGGTGCGGAAATTGGTGGTGGAGGAATATCTCACCGGGCAAGAGGTGTCGGTTTTTGCGGTCACGGATGGTCTAACCTATCGCACTCTATTAACCGCCCAAGATCATAAACGCATCGGGGAAGGGGACACGGGGGAAAATACCGGAGGCATGGGGGCCTATTCTCCGGCTCCTCTTGTAACTCCCGAGTTAATGCAGCGCATTGAACGGGAGGTGCTGGATCCTACCTTGGCGGAATTCCAACGGCAGAAAATTACTTATTGTGGGGTCTTATATGCGGGGTTAATGATTAGCCCCCAAGGAGATATCAAGGTTTTAGAGTTTAACTGTCGTTTTGGCGACCCGGAAACTCAGGCCATTTTACCCCTGCTTGAAACCCCGTTACATCAACTTCTCCTCGCCTGTGTGGAGCAGAAACTGGCCGACTTCCCGCCCATTGAGTGGAAAGAGCAACGGTCTGTTTGTGTGGTGGCTGCCTCTGGGGGCTATCCGGGGGGTTTCCAAAAGGGAAAAGGGATTAGTGGATTAGAGTTAGAGGCCGAGGATGTGTTTATTTTCCATGCAGGAACTAAACAGAAGGGCAAGGACTTTGTAACCGATGGGGGGCGCGTGCTGGGGGTGACCGCTTTGGCGGAGGATTTTGATAGTGCGATCGCCAAAGCTTATCGGACTATCCACCAGATTGACTTTGAAGGCATCTATTACCGCCCCGACATCGCCTATCGGGTCAAATCGAAACCCCCCGAAGTCACCCCGCCCCCCGTTGTTGACCCCACCCCCGAAGCCATCAAAACCCCAGAAATCACAGAGGAAGACAGCAAAACCGAAGAAATCCCCCCAACCCCCTCCCCGGCATCAGAAACCCCCTCTATCCCCGAGGAATCCACCCCCCCCAAACCACCAGCAACCCCCGATTAA
- the nblS gene encoding two-component system sensor histidine kinase NblS, which produces MLTLLKTIRQVINRWWSEFTLQTRLMAGATLVVSLVMSGLTFWAVNTIQQDARMNDTRFGRDLGLLLAANVAPLIAENNLTEVSRFSSRFYSSTSSVRYLLYADGEGRIFFGIPYSEAAVQNSLTIQRRIQLPETYAANSDLPMVRQHLTPDGEVTDVFVPIHHEGQYLGVLAVGINPNPTVVVSSNLTRDVTIAVFISIWSMVMLGVVFNALTITKPIKELLVGVKNIAAGNFKQRINLPFGGELGELINSFNDMAERLERYEEQNIEELTAEKAKLETLVSTIADGAVLLNTNLQIILVNPTARRIFAWEGEEVAGKNVLHHLPPNVTVKLTRPLYQIAHRLPHKSEEVGEGMTRDREGDEFRITLSEPAERTIRILLTQVFDQYRENIKGIAMTVQDITREVELNEAKSQFISNVSHELRTPLFNIKSFIETLYEYGEDLSEEERREFLHTANNETDRLTRLVNDVLDLSRLESSKTYKLEAVELARPIEQTLRTYQLNAKDKGIELTQEIEEELPSVLGHYDLLLQVFANLVGNSLKFTDEGGRVTIRAYTLEPETSVREEVQKVRVEVSDTGTGIDPEDQQAIFERFFRVENRVHTLEGTGLGLSIVRNIIEKHHSRVHLISEVGLGSTFWFDLEVYKDDDLLAQAGIPIDVTDSSVI; this is translated from the coding sequence TTGTTAACCTTACTCAAGACGATTCGACAAGTCATCAATCGTTGGTGGTCAGAGTTCACCCTCCAAACCCGCCTCATGGCTGGCGCAACCTTGGTTGTGTCCCTCGTCATGAGCGGCTTGACCTTTTGGGCTGTCAACACCATCCAACAAGATGCCCGGATGAATGATACTCGGTTCGGTCGAGATTTAGGATTATTACTGGCCGCCAATGTTGCCCCCTTGATTGCCGAGAACAACCTAACTGAAGTGTCCCGCTTCTCCAGTCGGTTCTATAGCAGCACCTCCAGCGTGCGCTACCTCCTCTATGCCGATGGAGAAGGCCGGATTTTCTTTGGCATCCCCTACTCCGAGGCCGCCGTTCAAAACTCCTTAACCATTCAACGACGGATTCAACTCCCCGAAACCTATGCGGCGAATTCCGACTTGCCAATGGTGCGGCAACATTTAACCCCGGATGGAGAAGTGACAGATGTTTTTGTTCCCATTCATCACGAAGGGCAATATTTAGGCGTGTTAGCAGTAGGCATTAACCCCAATCCCACCGTCGTGGTTTCCTCTAACTTAACCCGCGATGTCACCATTGCTGTGTTTATTTCCATTTGGTCAATGGTGATGTTAGGAGTGGTGTTTAATGCCCTGACCATTACCAAACCTATTAAAGAATTATTAGTGGGAGTGAAAAATATTGCGGCGGGCAACTTTAAACAACGGATTAATTTACCCTTCGGAGGAGAGTTGGGAGAATTAATCAATAGTTTTAATGACATGGCCGAACGTTTGGAACGGTATGAAGAACAAAATATTGAAGAATTAACCGCCGAAAAAGCCAAATTAGAAACCTTAGTTTCCACCATTGCTGACGGTGCGGTGCTATTAAATACTAACCTACAAATTATTTTAGTTAATCCAACGGCTCGCCGGATTTTTGCTTGGGAAGGGGAAGAAGTCGCGGGAAAAAATGTCTTGCACCACCTCCCTCCTAACGTCACGGTAAAATTAACCCGTCCTCTCTATCAAATTGCCCATCGTCTCCCCCATAAATCGGAAGAAGTGGGCGAGGGAATGACTCGCGACCGGGAGGGGGACGAGTTCCGCATTACGTTATCTGAACCCGCAGAACGCACGATTCGCATTTTATTAACCCAAGTTTTTGATCAATATCGGGAAAATATCAAAGGGATTGCCATGACGGTTCAGGATATTACCCGAGAAGTCGAGTTAAATGAGGCTAAAAGCCAATTTATTAGTAATGTTTCCCATGAATTGCGCACGCCCTTATTTAATATCAAATCCTTTATCGAAACGCTCTACGAATATGGCGAGGATTTAAGTGAAGAAGAACGGCGAGAGTTCCTTCACACAGCTAATAATGAAACCGATCGACTCACCCGTTTAGTGAATGATGTGTTAGATTTATCCCGGTTAGAGTCATCTAAAACCTACAAATTAGAGGCCGTTGAGTTAGCTAGACCGATTGAGCAAACCCTCAGAACGTATCAGTTGAACGCCAAAGATAAGGGCATTGAATTAACCCAAGAAATTGAGGAGGAACTTCCCTCGGTTTTGGGGCATTATGATTTACTGTTGCAGGTTTTCGCTAACTTAGTGGGCAATTCTTTGAAGTTTACCGATGAGGGGGGGAGAGTGACCATTCGCGCTTATACCCTTGAGCCGGAAACTAGCGTGAGGGAAGAGGTGCAGAAGGTACGGGTGGAAGTCTCAGACACCGGGACAGGCATTGATCCGGAAGATCAACAGGCGATTTTTGAACGCTTTTTCCGGGTGGAAAACCGCGTGCATACTTTAGAAGGAACGGGGTTAGGTTTATCCATTGTGCGGAATATTATAGAAAAACACCATAGCCGCGTTCATTTAATTAGTGAAGTGGGTCTAGGCAGTACTTTCTGGTTTGATTTAGAAGTGTACAAAGATGATGATTTATTGGCGCAGGCAGGGATTCCCATTGATGTGACGGATTCGAGTGTAATTTAG